One genomic segment of Gemmatimonas aurantiaca includes these proteins:
- a CDS encoding Rrf2 family transcriptional regulator, whose protein sequence is MLLSATAEHALRAVILLARHGAATALSADAIADQLGAPRNYLAKTLNALAKAGIVHSARGAAGGFTLAVPPEELTLQRIIAPFDDTRIPACLLRNHACDSQNPCALHPKWNAIVGYAARKFAETTVADLLEDVPAMNEAPVLTGAL, encoded by the coding sequence ATGCTGCTTTCGGCGACTGCTGAACACGCTCTGCGCGCTGTCATTCTTCTGGCGCGCCACGGTGCCGCGACGGCACTTTCGGCCGATGCGATTGCCGATCAACTCGGCGCTCCCCGCAACTACCTCGCGAAGACGCTGAACGCGCTGGCGAAGGCGGGCATCGTCCACAGCGCACGCGGGGCCGCGGGCGGCTTCACGTTGGCCGTGCCGCCCGAGGAGCTGACGTTGCAACGCATCATCGCCCCGTTCGACGACACCCGCATTCCTGCCTGCCTGTTGCGGAACCACGCCTGCGATTCGCAGAACCCCTGCGCACTGCATCCGAAGTGGAACGCGATCGTGGGGTATGCGGCGCGGAAGTTCGCCGAAACCACGGTGGCCGATCTCCTCGAGGACGTGCCGGCGATGAACGAGGCGCCCGTACTGACAGGCGCGTTGTAG
- the gspG gene encoding type II secretion system major pseudopilin GspG, which translates to MASSRSCERAETCVRSGACRRGLTLIEVLVVIVVIAILATFVAPNLFRHVDDARVATARAQIESLATALDAYRLDNGRYPTTQQGLGALWQRPTIEPPINWTSPYLRKPVPDDPWGRPYVYIAPGLVNPSTYDLLSYGADGKPGGEGDNADITSWK; encoded by the coding sequence GTGGCATCTAGTCGTTCCTGCGAACGCGCCGAGACGTGCGTTCGCTCCGGTGCGTGTCGTCGCGGGCTGACGTTGATCGAGGTGCTGGTCGTGATCGTGGTCATCGCGATCCTCGCCACGTTCGTGGCTCCGAATCTCTTCCGGCATGTGGACGATGCCCGGGTGGCGACGGCCCGGGCGCAGATCGAGAGTCTGGCCACGGCGCTCGACGCGTATCGCCTCGACAATGGGCGCTACCCCACCACGCAGCAGGGATTGGGCGCGCTGTGGCAGCGGCCGACCATCGAACCGCCCATCAACTGGACCTCCCCGTATCTGCGCAAGCCGGTGCCCGACGATCCATGGGGGCGGCCCTATGTGTACATCGCACCCGGGCTGGTGAATCCGTCCACCTACGATCTGCTGTCGTACGGCGCTGACGGCAAACCCGGTGGTGAGGGGGACAATGCCGATATCACGAGTTGGAAGTGA
- a CDS encoding SH3 domain-containing protein, with translation MHRHDTPCHWCGEVKSTWRLSGPALRSAAAIALTVTAAAGAWRYGPALRDVTSSLASSAASVGERARALSEQERPAAASRVASSTAAMPSTSGVTGTMPGTALQDSATSIVMDTAPDMPTSADSIVWTPAVARTWVNVRSDASRGGEVVGVIKPASRAMLGTDRGGWRQVRLSDVTGWVDPKLFEPDSLRTRGE, from the coding sequence ATGCATCGCCACGATACGCCCTGCCACTGGTGCGGCGAGGTGAAGTCGACGTGGCGATTGAGCGGTCCGGCGTTGCGCAGTGCCGCCGCGATTGCGCTGACCGTCACGGCCGCTGCGGGCGCCTGGCGTTATGGCCCCGCCCTGCGCGATGTGACATCGAGTCTCGCGTCGTCGGCTGCGTCGGTGGGTGAACGCGCGCGTGCGCTCTCGGAGCAGGAACGGCCCGCCGCTGCTTCACGGGTGGCATCGTCGACGGCTGCGATGCCCTCGACGTCGGGAGTGACGGGGACGATGCCCGGGACGGCGCTGCAGGACAGTGCCACCTCGATCGTGATGGATACGGCGCCAGACATGCCCACATCGGCTGACTCGATCGTGTGGACGCCGGCGGTGGCGCGCACCTGGGTGAATGTGCGCAGTGATGCCAGTCGCGGCGGAGAAGTGGTTGGCGTCATCAAGCCGGCGTCGCGCGCGATGCTCGGTACCGATCGTGGCGGATGGCGTCAGGTGCGCCTCAGCGATGTCACCGGGTGGGTGGATCCCAAGCTCTTCGAGCCCGACAGCCTGCGCACGCGTGGTGAGTAG
- a CDS encoding DUF5916 domain-containing protein has translation MVISPLLLAITAALSVPGPGPATAPTLSEPGPVYDGRRGHVAVVIPRIDASNDVDGVLNEPVWQQAATLTGFSQFFPNDGVAAQDSTEVLVWYSGTALHVGIRAYAPTGSVRATLADRDKITQDDNIQLFLGTYNDSRQALVFAVNPFGIQSDGVLTETGAASGGGFQSSTAKGREATDLAPDYVWRSKGRLTDFGYEVEITIPFKSLRYRAGDEHTWQLNVVRTVQATGHEQTWTATSRASSSFLAQSGTLTGLRNLQRGLTVDLIPTITSSAAGAPGGGASQWSYSTERPEIGGSARWGVTSNLTLSGTANPDFSQVEADATQYSLDPRAAVYFAERRPFFLESQEQFTTPNRLIYTRRIAQPVFATKLAGKHQGFDIGVLSAMDSRDASATGDHSPLYNIVRLQRDLGKQSRLGMVYTDKIDGNRWNRVLGVDGRLVRGVYSLTGQLASSFTGGEGETVRAPLWDISLQRNGRAFYARYAFTAISDHFDAQSGFISRNGVSNISATHRWNIFGKRGGLVEVFSPEVYVLGRYRYVDLVNRRPAQDAQLHLRTNTRLRGGWQIGAQFLREEFGYDRPLYSNYVLLRPKTAGGVDTVAYTGTPHLPNVDWVVSIGTPEFRRFSFNSAIVWGQDENFQEWSSAKILNLNNTLTLRPTEQLRMAGTWVYEAFNRKTDGTSVLLRNTPRVRVEYQLTRQFFIRTIGEYSIVRQDSLRDDSRTNLPIYLRQANGSLTRASAFERRRARLDVLFSYLPTPGTVFYLGYGDILQANTPGGPDALRRTSDVFFAKLSYLFRLQ, from the coding sequence GTGGTCATCTCCCCGCTCCTGCTGGCCATCACCGCCGCCCTGTCCGTCCCCGGTCCAGGTCCCGCCACCGCCCCCACCCTATCGGAACCCGGTCCCGTGTACGACGGCCGGAGGGGACACGTCGCCGTCGTGATTCCCCGCATCGACGCCTCCAATGACGTCGATGGGGTGCTCAATGAACCCGTCTGGCAGCAGGCCGCCACCCTCACCGGTTTCTCCCAGTTTTTTCCCAACGATGGCGTAGCGGCGCAGGACAGCACCGAGGTGCTGGTCTGGTATTCCGGGACCGCGCTGCACGTGGGCATCCGGGCCTATGCGCCGACCGGATCCGTGCGGGCCACCCTCGCCGACCGCGACAAGATCACCCAGGATGACAACATCCAGCTCTTTCTGGGCACGTACAACGACAGTCGACAGGCCTTGGTCTTCGCGGTGAATCCGTTCGGCATCCAGAGTGATGGCGTGTTGACGGAAACGGGCGCTGCCAGTGGTGGCGGATTTCAGAGCAGCACCGCCAAAGGACGTGAAGCCACCGACCTCGCCCCCGACTATGTCTGGCGTTCCAAGGGGCGCCTCACGGACTTCGGATATGAAGTGGAGATCACCATCCCCTTCAAGAGCCTGCGCTATCGGGCGGGCGACGAACACACCTGGCAGCTCAATGTCGTCCGTACCGTGCAGGCCACGGGACACGAACAGACCTGGACCGCCACCAGCCGCGCCAGCTCCAGCTTCCTCGCGCAATCGGGAACCCTCACCGGCCTGCGCAATCTGCAACGCGGGCTCACGGTCGATCTCATTCCCACCATCACCTCGAGTGCGGCCGGTGCACCCGGTGGGGGGGCATCGCAGTGGAGCTACTCCACCGAACGCCCCGAGATCGGCGGCAGCGCGCGATGGGGCGTCACCAGCAACCTCACGCTCTCCGGCACCGCCAACCCCGATTTCTCCCAGGTCGAGGCCGATGCCACGCAGTATTCGCTCGACCCGCGCGCGGCCGTGTATTTCGCCGAGCGGCGACCGTTCTTCCTGGAAAGTCAGGAACAGTTCACCACACCCAATCGGCTGATCTACACCCGGCGCATCGCACAACCGGTGTTTGCCACGAAACTCGCCGGCAAACATCAGGGGTTCGACATCGGGGTGCTGTCCGCCATGGACAGTCGTGACGCTTCGGCCACGGGCGATCATTCGCCGCTCTACAACATCGTCCGTCTCCAGCGCGATCTGGGCAAACAGAGCCGGCTGGGCATGGTCTACACCGACAAGATCGACGGCAACCGCTGGAATCGTGTGCTCGGCGTGGACGGACGTCTCGTGCGCGGCGTGTACAGTCTCACCGGGCAACTCGCGTCGAGCTTCACCGGCGGTGAAGGCGAGACCGTCCGTGCGCCACTGTGGGACATTTCGCTGCAGCGCAACGGACGGGCGTTCTACGCCCGCTATGCGTTCACGGCCATCTCCGATCACTTCGACGCACAGAGCGGTTTCATCTCGCGCAATGGCGTCTCGAACATCTCGGCCACCCATCGCTGGAACATCTTCGGCAAGCGCGGTGGCCTCGTCGAAGTGTTCAGTCCCGAAGTGTACGTGCTCGGGCGGTACCGGTACGTGGACCTCGTCAACCGCCGTCCCGCGCAGGACGCGCAGCTTCACCTGCGCACCAATACGCGGCTGCGTGGCGGGTGGCAGATCGGCGCGCAGTTCCTGCGTGAGGAGTTCGGGTACGATCGCCCCCTGTACAGCAACTATGTGCTGCTCCGGCCGAAGACCGCCGGCGGAGTGGACACGGTGGCCTACACGGGAACGCCGCATCTGCCGAACGTCGACTGGGTGGTGTCGATCGGCACACCGGAATTCCGCCGGTTCAGCTTCAACTCGGCGATCGTCTGGGGGCAGGACGAGAACTTCCAGGAATGGAGTTCCGCGAAGATCCTGAACCTCAACAACACCCTCACGCTGCGCCCCACGGAGCAGCTGCGCATGGCGGGCACGTGGGTGTACGAGGCGTTCAATCGCAAGACGGACGGCACCAGCGTGCTGCTGCGCAATACTCCGCGTGTGCGTGTCGAATACCAGCTCACGCGGCAGTTCTTCATCCGGACCATCGGCGAATATTCCATCGTCCGGCAGGACAGTCTGCGCGACGACTCCCGCACCAATCTGCCGATCTATCTGCGGCAGGCCAACGGCTCGCTCACCCGGGCCTCGGCCTTCGAGCGCAGGCGCGCACGCCTCGATGTGCTGTTCTCCTACCTCCCCACACCGGGCACCGTGTTCTACCTGGGCTACGGAGACATTCTCCAGGCCAACACGCCCGGCGGCCCCGATGCGCTGCGTCGCACGTCGGATGTGTTCTTCGCCAAGCTGAGTTACCTGTTCCGCCTGCAATAG
- a CDS encoding TonB-dependent receptor: MNAEGSKIYKWTDRPNMTGRRSLRSNLNMTMSPKFDIGTATSFININQTYSLESNSTAGLGSHLFGGPGTRNNGTVSGLPGVPLNGYRAWTPGLMWQEKTAQEVNRFIWSSQANYRPTSWLSTRATVGNDWTGRSDENLLRRGEGPPLTATYRLGARGIGRVQVNNFTVDLGATAQYSFLGFQQKTTVGAQYIGYKFTRASTGSSQLAPGGVTVGAGTQLSVDEATTDQRTFGTFIEQAFAWKDRLFLTAAVRSDQNSAFGTNFQSILYPKGSVSYLISEEDWWHAPSWMNTMRLRYAYGQSGVQPGPNDATRYYEAAVTNLVGVDQPLIRQAALGNDDLRPERSAEHEMGFETQLFGSRLSVDYTYYSKITTDALIQAVLPPSYGSVTNQYRNLGSVKNAGMELGITAQLVQKNVFGWDVNIAAAGNDNKVVSLGNTPEQIGTSSRTVAGYPVQGLWAAPITGWQDKNGDGLLTWYADEARNEVFVGKDTIFRGYATPRYSATLTNGFDLFDRKLRLQTMWDWRGGNKWYNNTERIRCTRPNCSGRLNPEASFEDQAMNIAANEHSMRTIDGYFQPGAFVRLREASAQYNFSPELARRLVRGRSLSLIMTARNLALWTKYRGSDPESGYNTTATTNASDAPSEFQTIAPPSFFIMRVNIGY; the protein is encoded by the coding sequence ATGAACGCGGAAGGTTCGAAGATCTACAAGTGGACGGACCGTCCCAACATGACGGGCCGTCGCTCGCTGCGTTCGAACCTCAACATGACGATGTCGCCGAAGTTCGACATCGGCACGGCGACGAGCTTCATCAACATCAACCAGACCTATTCGCTGGAGTCGAACTCCACGGCCGGTCTGGGTTCGCACCTTTTTGGCGGTCCGGGCACGCGGAACAACGGTACCGTTTCCGGCCTGCCCGGCGTGCCGCTCAACGGCTATCGCGCCTGGACGCCGGGTCTGATGTGGCAGGAAAAGACCGCGCAGGAGGTGAATCGCTTCATCTGGTCGAGCCAGGCGAACTATCGCCCGACCAGTTGGTTGTCCACGCGTGCCACGGTCGGTAACGACTGGACCGGTCGCAGCGATGAGAATCTGCTGCGCCGGGGTGAAGGCCCGCCACTGACCGCGACCTATCGTCTCGGTGCACGTGGTATCGGCCGTGTGCAGGTGAACAATTTCACGGTCGATCTCGGGGCCACGGCGCAGTACAGTTTCCTCGGTTTCCAGCAGAAAACGACGGTGGGCGCGCAGTACATCGGCTACAAGTTCACGCGCGCCAGCACCGGATCGAGCCAGCTGGCTCCCGGCGGGGTGACGGTGGGTGCCGGCACGCAGTTGTCGGTGGACGAAGCGACCACCGACCAGCGCACCTTCGGTACGTTCATCGAACAGGCCTTTGCCTGGAAGGACCGTCTGTTCCTCACGGCGGCGGTGCGTTCCGACCAGAACTCGGCGTTCGGTACCAACTTCCAGAGCATCCTGTATCCGAAGGGATCGGTATCCTATCTGATCTCGGAGGAGGATTGGTGGCATGCGCCGTCGTGGATGAACACCATGCGCCTCCGGTACGCCTATGGCCAGTCGGGCGTGCAGCCGGGACCGAACGACGCCACGCGTTACTACGAAGCCGCCGTCACCAACCTGGTGGGCGTCGATCAGCCGTTGATCCGGCAAGCGGCGCTGGGCAACGACGATCTTCGACCGGAACGGTCGGCCGAACATGAAATGGGTTTCGAAACCCAGCTGTTCGGGTCCCGCCTCAGCGTCGACTACACGTACTACAGCAAGATCACGACCGACGCGCTCATCCAGGCCGTTCTCCCGCCATCGTACGGCTCCGTGACCAACCAGTACCGCAATCTCGGCTCGGTGAAGAATGCCGGCATGGAGCTCGGTATCACCGCGCAACTGGTGCAGAAGAACGTGTTCGGCTGGGACGTGAACATCGCCGCCGCGGGCAACGACAACAAGGTCGTGTCGCTTGGCAACACGCCGGAGCAGATCGGCACCAGCTCGCGCACCGTGGCAGGGTATCCGGTGCAGGGGCTCTGGGCGGCGCCGATAACGGGCTGGCAGGACAAGAACGGCGACGGCTTGCTGACCTGGTACGCCGACGAAGCGCGCAACGAAGTGTTCGTGGGGAAGGACACGATCTTCCGTGGTTATGCCACGCCGCGGTATTCCGCCACGCTGACGAACGGCTTCGATCTGTTCGACCGCAAGTTGCGCCTGCAGACCATGTGGGACTGGCGCGGCGGCAACAAGTGGTACAACAACACGGAACGTATCCGTTGCACACGTCCGAACTGCAGCGGTCGTCTGAATCCCGAGGCGTCGTTCGAAGATCAGGCCATGAATATCGCGGCCAACGAACATTCGATGCGCACGATCGATGGCTACTTCCAGCCGGGGGCCTTCGTTCGACTCCGCGAGGCGTCGGCACAGTACAACTTCTCGCCGGAGCTCGCGCGCCGGCTGGTGCGCGGCCGCTCGCTGTCCCTCATCATGACGGCCCGCAATCTGGCGCTCTGGACCAAGTATCGCGGCAGTGATCCGGAGTCCGGCTACAACACCACGGCAACCACCAACGCCTCCGACGCGCCAAGCGAATTCCAGACCATCGCTCCGCCCAGCTTCTTCATCATGCGCGTCAACATCGGATACTGA
- a CDS encoding TonB-dependent receptor plug domain-containing protein: MLQFWRPVLALAGLLAGAGVPVQAQQSSVGSLSVTVTDAANQRPVEAARVFVVGTAYGGQTTGEGKLTLRNLPTGSHTIRVLRVGYTEQTRQVTIAAGAVANLDVSLTVAAINLAAVVTTATGEQRRVEIGNATANIDAAKVTEVAPVSNVSDLLNSRAPGVTVTSGSQTGTGARIRVRGTNSVSLSNEPIWIIDGIRMTSDRGSFATPTGAGGTNSGTGGNNPSRTGDINPEEIESIEIVKGPSAATLYGTDAANGVILVTTKKGRSGAPRWTFYGEGGTIFDKNWYPTAYSLWGKRTGGRRYRPATSATSSASALASARWTPSVRSTSSTKAISHRWERAAVVSWGRRWRVVRMRCAISCPAKMKTKWVCWSFRSSSATA, encoded by the coding sequence ATGCTCCAATTCTGGCGCCCGGTGTTGGCGCTCGCTGGATTGCTGGCCGGAGCCGGTGTACCGGTGCAGGCGCAGCAATCCTCGGTCGGATCCCTGTCCGTCACGGTTACCGACGCGGCCAACCAGCGACCGGTGGAAGCCGCTCGCGTGTTCGTGGTGGGCACCGCCTATGGTGGTCAGACGACCGGAGAAGGGAAGCTGACCCTGCGCAATCTGCCCACGGGTTCACACACCATCCGCGTGCTTCGTGTGGGGTACACGGAGCAGACCCGACAGGTGACGATCGCAGCCGGCGCGGTCGCGAATCTGGACGTATCCCTGACCGTCGCGGCGATCAATCTCGCGGCGGTCGTGACGACGGCCACCGGTGAACAGCGCCGTGTGGAAATCGGCAACGCGACGGCCAACATCGATGCGGCAAAGGTGACGGAAGTCGCTCCGGTCTCGAACGTGAGCGACCTGCTCAACTCGCGTGCGCCGGGTGTGACGGTGACCAGCGGTTCGCAGACGGGCACGGGAGCCCGTATCCGCGTCCGTGGCACGAATTCCGTGAGTCTGTCGAACGAGCCGATCTGGATCATCGACGGCATTCGTATGACCAGCGACCGCGGTTCCTTTGCCACGCCGACGGGAGCCGGCGGCACCAACAGCGGTACGGGTGGCAACAACCCGAGCCGCACCGGTGACATCAACCCGGAAGAAATCGAGAGCATCGAGATCGTGAAGGGTCCGTCGGCGGCGACACTGTACGGCACCGACGCGGCCAACGGCGTGATCCTCGTGACCACCAAGAAGGGACGTTCGGGCGCACCGCGCTGGACGTTCTACGGCGAAGGCGGCACGATCTTCGACAAGAACTGGTATCCGACGGCGTATTCCCTCTGGGGCAAGCGCACGGGGGGCAGACGGTATCGGCCCGCGACTTCTGCAACCTCCAGCGCGTCGGCCTTGGCCAGTGCACGGTGGACTCCGTCAGTTCGCTCAACATCTTCAACGAAAGCGATCTCACACCGGTGGGAACGGGCAGCCGTCGTCAGTTGGGGGCGCAGGTGGCGGGTGGTTCGGATGCGGTGCGCTATTTCGTGTCCGGCGAAGATGAAAACGAAGTGGGTGTGCTGGAGCTTCCGGAGTTCGAGCGCAACCGCATGA
- a CDS encoding FMN-binding protein — protein sequence MTVATNTRQETAAGPVVVAKPNSLAPVPVTAGVTTGTSPANGASTNSAAKGTKATAPVDSSTSVKAPAGWQDGTYVGYGTSRHGDVESTVVIEHGKIVAAAISRCLTQYSCSWIAHLQQQVVARQNPDVDNVSGATHSANAFYYSVVDALAKAK from the coding sequence GTGACCGTCGCCACGAATACGCGACAGGAGACCGCGGCAGGGCCCGTCGTCGTGGCAAAACCGAACAGCCTGGCACCGGTTCCCGTGACGGCAGGCGTGACCACCGGCACATCCCCTGCCAACGGCGCTTCCACCAACAGCGCCGCCAAAGGCACCAAGGCCACGGCTCCGGTCGATTCCAGCACGTCGGTCAAAGCCCCCGCCGGTTGGCAGGATGGGACCTACGTCGGATATGGCACGTCGCGCCATGGCGATGTCGAATCCACCGTCGTCATCGAGCACGGCAAGATCGTGGCGGCCGCCATCAGTCGCTGTCTTACGCAGTATTCATGCTCCTGGATCGCGCACCTGCAGCAGCAGGTGGTCGCCCGCCAGAACCCCGACGTCGACAACGTCTCCGGGGCGACGCACAGCGCCAACGCGTTCTACTACTCGGTCGTCGACGCGCTCGCCAAGGCCAAGTGA
- a CDS encoding FAD:protein FMN transferase gives MGTVVAIQLVGPDQEALLSRARDAMQWVAEVERICSRFDPDSELSRLCAVVGEPVPVSPLLEHLLDLAIAVARTSNGAFDPTVGSSPPATWQSIQIDRAAHTVTLHHPLRLDLGAIAKGFAVDLMAQTLHDLPDIAIDAGGDLYCRGHNLLGRPWSIGIRDPFVRGALLARVSIDSGALCTSGSYERRTADGHHLIDPTTGRASRGLVSCSVVGESTAMADALATAAFIMGRERGLPFLEAQGVDALLIDDRGDWYVVNAGGRVHSPGFQNDHPVS, from the coding sequence ATGGGGACCGTTGTGGCCATTCAGCTCGTCGGGCCCGACCAAGAGGCGCTGCTGAGCCGGGCCCGCGACGCCATGCAGTGGGTGGCTGAAGTCGAACGCATCTGTTCCCGCTTCGATCCGGACAGTGAACTCTCGCGACTGTGCGCCGTGGTCGGAGAGCCCGTGCCGGTCAGCCCGCTGCTGGAGCATCTGCTGGATCTCGCCATCGCCGTGGCCCGTACCTCGAACGGCGCGTTCGACCCCACCGTCGGCAGTTCTCCGCCTGCGACCTGGCAGTCCATACAGATCGATCGGGCCGCACATACGGTCACGCTTCATCACCCCCTGCGCCTCGATCTCGGCGCCATCGCCAAAGGCTTCGCCGTGGATCTGATGGCGCAAACGCTGCACGATCTCCCCGACATCGCCATCGATGCCGGGGGTGATCTCTACTGTCGCGGACACAACCTGCTCGGCCGGCCCTGGTCCATCGGTATCCGCGATCCCTTCGTGCGCGGCGCCCTGCTGGCACGCGTCTCGATCGACAGTGGCGCCCTCTGCACCAGTGGTTCGTACGAACGCCGCACCGCCGATGGGCATCATCTGATCGATCCCACCACCGGCCGCGCATCGCGGGGACTGGTGAGCTGCTCGGTCGTGGGCGAGAGCACCGCAATGGCCGATGCGCTGGCCACCGCCGCGTTCATCATGGGACGTGAGCGCGGGCTGCCCTTTCTGGAAGCCCAGGGCGTCGATGCGCTGCTGATCGATGATCGGGGCGACTGGTATGTGGTGAATGCCGGTGGTCGTGTGCATTCTCCCGGTTTTCAGAACGATCACCCTGTTTCGTGA
- a CDS encoding RnfABCDGE type electron transport complex subunit D, with protein sequence MTSHLRADWPHLYRWIRSPKGLFAGVLLLLTVPAVVHTGWRLVMPSLAAAVVTAALIDVPLLRWRDREWSVPDGAMLTGWLVALVLSPHQPWYIAASAAAIGIVAKHALRVRRANVLNPAAAGLVASYYLFGSGQSWWGALPELPWPWILLLLAAALFMTRRLHKAPLALSFLGVYFLIATLLAYVGDPARMAALYRAPDVHMALFFAGFMATDPPTSPPRYGDQLRYGAIAAIVSMLLYMTVGAVYFLLGGLLVANLWEGWRKWRHTKKRGTIAG encoded by the coding sequence GTGACGAGTCACCTGCGCGCCGACTGGCCTCACCTGTATCGCTGGATACGCTCCCCCAAAGGACTGTTTGCCGGCGTTCTGCTGCTGCTCACCGTGCCGGCCGTGGTGCACACCGGATGGCGTCTCGTGATGCCGTCGCTCGCCGCCGCGGTCGTCACCGCGGCGCTCATCGACGTGCCGCTCCTGCGTTGGCGCGACCGGGAGTGGAGTGTGCCCGATGGCGCCATGCTCACCGGCTGGCTCGTCGCCCTGGTCCTGAGTCCGCACCAACCCTGGTACATCGCGGCCTCCGCGGCGGCTATCGGAATCGTGGCCAAACATGCGTTGCGGGTGCGACGGGCCAATGTGCTCAATCCAGCTGCCGCCGGCCTCGTGGCCAGCTACTACCTCTTCGGTTCCGGACAGAGCTGGTGGGGAGCGCTCCCCGAATTGCCCTGGCCCTGGATCCTGCTGCTGCTGGCCGCGGCGCTCTTCATGACCCGGCGGCTGCACAAGGCCCCGCTCGCCCTGTCGTTTCTGGGCGTCTACTTCCTGATCGCCACCCTCCTGGCCTATGTCGGCGATCCGGCGCGCATGGCGGCCCTCTATCGCGCGCCCGACGTGCACATGGCCCTGTTCTTCGCCGGCTTCATGGCCACCGACCCGCCAACCTCGCCGCCACGGTACGGTGACCAACTCCGGTACGGCGCCATCGCCGCCATCGTCAGCATGCTCCTCTACATGACGGTCGGTGCGGTGTACTTCCTCCTGGGGGGACTGCTCGTTGCCAATCTCTGGGAAGGGTGGCGCAAGTGGCGACACACGAAAAAGCGCGGCACTATAGCAGGATGA
- a CDS encoding thioesterase family protein codes for MSSSKSLDTTSIRRDRFPHLTAIDTRWMDNDAYGHVNNVVYYSFFDTAVNRWLISQGLLDIGTSDAIGLVVETGCRFFAPLSFPDRVTAGLGVQHIGTTSVRYEIALFRNDDDIAAAIGHFVHVYVDRTTRRPTPIPSATRTALESLRLTS; via the coding sequence ATGAGCAGCAGCAAGAGCCTCGACACGACATCGATCCGACGCGATCGGTTTCCCCATCTGACGGCCATCGACACCCGATGGATGGACAACGACGCCTACGGTCACGTCAACAACGTCGTGTACTACAGTTTTTTCGATACCGCCGTGAATCGCTGGCTCATCTCACAGGGCCTGCTCGATATCGGCACCAGTGATGCCATCGGTCTCGTCGTCGAAACCGGCTGTCGTTTTTTCGCACCGCTCAGCTTCCCCGACCGCGTCACCGCCGGACTCGGCGTGCAGCACATCGGCACCACCAGCGTCCGCTATGAGATCGCGCTGTTCCGCAACGACGACGACATCGCCGCCGCCATCGGGCACTTCGTGCACGTCTACGTCGATCGCACGACACGTCGCCCCACGCCCATTCCGTCGGCCACCCGTACGGCGCTCGAATCATTGCGCCTGACGTCATGA
- a CDS encoding DUF4159 domain-containing protein, with translation MKKTAALLLLLLTVGSAAIVHSQRRQRIEPNVPYDGRFTFVRLRYIEYGPPGWVYDYPAMERNFMTIVQDLTTMRVHTRGSNVHDMDDPGLSRYPIAYLSEPGYWRPTETEAAGLRDWLLKGGFLIVDDFYFRQWENFAYSMRLVLPDAQFIRLDRSHPIFNTFFSIASLDGMHHPDNRAAKAEYYGIFEDNDPAKRLLTIVNYNNDIGDYMEWSGQGWYAVNLTNDAYKFATNYLIYALTH, from the coding sequence ATGAAGAAGACCGCGGCGCTGCTTCTGCTGCTGCTCACCGTCGGCTCGGCCGCGATCGTGCACTCGCAGCGCCGCCAGCGCATCGAACCCAACGTGCCGTACGACGGACGTTTCACCTTCGTGCGACTGCGCTACATCGAATACGGTCCGCCGGGATGGGTGTACGACTACCCGGCCATGGAGCGCAACTTCATGACCATCGTGCAGGATCTCACCACCATGCGGGTGCATACCCGCGGCAGCAATGTGCACGACATGGACGACCCCGGCCTGTCGCGCTATCCGATTGCCTACCTCTCTGAGCCCGGCTACTGGCGCCCCACCGAAACGGAGGCCGCGGGGCTGCGGGACTGGTTGCTGAAAGGCGGTTTTCTCATCGTCGACGATTTCTACTTCCGGCAGTGGGAGAACTTCGCCTACTCCATGCGACTCGTGCTGCCCGACGCCCAGTTCATCCGGCTCGACCGCTCGCATCCCATCTTCAACACGTTCTTCAGCATCGCCTCACTCGACGGCATGCACCATCCCGACAATCGCGCGGCCAAAGCCGAGTACTACGGCATCTTTGAAGACAACGATCCGGCCAAACGCCTGCTCACGATCGTCAACTACAACAATGACATTGGCGACTACATGGAGTGGTCCGGCCAGGGGTGGTACGCGGTGAATCTCACCAACGATGCCTACAAGTTCGCCACCAACTATCTCATCTACGCCCTGACGCATTGA